One window from the genome of Mucilaginibacter ginsenosidivorans encodes:
- a CDS encoding glycoside hydrolase family 25 protein has product MAAPKRTPAKKPSPARKPAARKKKKKGWPIQLKLTIAGIALVLLSPFYYGYVLRGFSSAWRWVRDIGGNPHYRTYRSFNIRIPDKYAIHGIDVSYAQGKIDWQKVKAMEEDSVHITFAYIKATEGILSVDPYFQRNWREAAKAGIVCGAYHYFKPSKSGSWQARFFLQTVKVEKGDLPMVVDVEELNHMTPDKMRLQLKEFLTSVEKKTGIKPIIYSGSSFYQDYLLGFFDDYPLWVANYDQPEMKSIGSKRWLIWQHSDKATITGIGHVVDFDAFSGDSLSFQQLLIK; this is encoded by the coding sequence GTGGCCGCTCCGAAAAGAACCCCTGCAAAAAAGCCTTCACCGGCGCGTAAACCGGCGGCGCGTAAGAAGAAAAAGAAGGGCTGGCCCATACAACTCAAATTAACTATTGCCGGTATCGCCCTGGTATTGTTGTCACCATTTTATTACGGGTATGTTCTGCGGGGATTTAGCTCGGCATGGCGTTGGGTAAGGGATATCGGCGGCAACCCGCATTACCGTACCTACCGCAGTTTCAATATCCGTATACCCGACAAATATGCTATTCACGGTATTGATGTTTCCTATGCGCAGGGAAAAATAGACTGGCAGAAAGTAAAGGCGATGGAGGAAGATAGTGTGCATATCACTTTTGCCTATATCAAAGCCACTGAAGGTATCCTGTCCGTCGATCCCTATTTTCAGCGCAACTGGCGCGAGGCCGCCAAAGCCGGGATAGTTTGCGGCGCTTACCACTATTTTAAGCCATCCAAAAGCGGGTCGTGGCAGGCGAGGTTTTTTTTGCAGACCGTGAAGGTGGAAAAAGGCGACTTACCCATGGTAGTTGATGTGGAAGAACTGAACCACATGACTCCTGATAAAATGCGCCTGCAACTAAAGGAGTTCTTAACGTCCGTCGAGAAGAAAACCGGTATAAAACCCATCATCTATTCAGGCTCCAGTTTCTACCAGGATTACTTGCTGGGTTTCTTTGACGATTATCCACTATGGGTGGCTAATTACGATCAGCCCGAAATGAAATCGATCGGCAGCAAGCGATGGCTGATATGGCAGCATTCGGATAAAGCCACCATAACCGGCATTGGCCACGTGGTGGACTTTGACGCTTTTAGTGGCGATAGCCTGTCGTTCCAGCAATTACTGATCAAATAG
- a CDS encoding peptidoglycan DD-metalloendopeptidase family protein, translating into MTKDVMPAHLFNQTWMNKHILLANYIKSHPTEVGKVVDYNAETDLLYPFDFTAANTGLTAEDIEDTNRFSAWVEKKLVGNNCRYGVGGYMEHRTIYARSVHFNTEDEPRRLHLGVDIWAGAGTLVYAPLAGHIHSFRDNNNHGDYGPTIILQHNLDGLELYSLYGHLSRKDLAGLHAGMKIEKGQQLGAFGNQEDNGHWPPHLHFQLMFNIEDCAGDYPGVAKFSEKEKWVKNIPDPNIVLQFPNPE; encoded by the coding sequence ATGACGAAAGATGTAATGCCGGCTCATCTTTTCAATCAGACCTGGATGAATAAGCATATCCTGCTTGCAAACTATATCAAATCCCATCCAACAGAAGTCGGCAAAGTGGTGGACTACAATGCAGAAACCGACCTGCTGTACCCATTCGACTTCACAGCTGCAAATACCGGATTAACGGCGGAAGACATTGAAGATACGAACCGTTTCAGTGCCTGGGTGGAAAAGAAACTGGTTGGAAATAATTGCCGCTACGGCGTAGGCGGTTATATGGAGCACAGGACCATTTACGCCCGCAGTGTGCATTTTAATACTGAAGACGAACCGCGCCGCCTGCACCTGGGTGTAGATATATGGGCCGGTGCAGGAACGCTGGTTTACGCGCCGTTAGCAGGTCATATCCACAGTTTCCGGGATAATAATAATCACGGCGACTACGGTCCAACCATCATTTTACAGCATAACCTTGACGGGCTCGAATTGTACTCGCTTTACGGACACCTTAGCCGGAAGGACCTGGCGGGTTTACACGCTGGCATGAAAATAGAAAAAGGGCAACAGCTTGGCGCTTTTGGCAACCAGGAAGACAACGGCCATTGGCCGCCGCATCTGCATTTTCAGCTGATGTTTAATATAGAAGATTGCGCGGGCGATTATCCTGGTGTTGCTAAATTTTCAGAAAAAGAGAAATGGGTGAAAAATATTCCCGACCCGAACATTGTACTACAATTTCCAAATCCGGAATAA
- the rbfA gene encoding 30S ribosome-binding factor RbfA, whose protein sequence is MESKRQQKFAGVIQEDLAAIFQREGMNLLPNTMITITKVRVTPDLAIARVFLSFFNNTNNQLALNTIKAHASEIRYKLGARIKDQVRIIPQLEFFVDDTSDYVERMDKIFDKISKEERQPDSE, encoded by the coding sequence ATGGAATCGAAACGTCAGCAAAAATTCGCGGGAGTAATACAAGAGGACCTGGCCGCTATATTTCAGCGCGAGGGGATGAATCTTTTGCCTAATACCATGATCACCATTACAAAGGTGCGGGTAACCCCCGATCTGGCCATTGCAAGGGTGTTCCTGAGTTTTTTTAACAATACCAATAACCAACTGGCCTTGAATACCATCAAAGCGCACGCCTCTGAAATACGCTACAAACTTGGCGCCCGCATTAAAGACCAGGTAAGAATAATTCCGCAGCTTGAGTTTTTTGTGGACGACACCAGCGACTATGTAGAGCGTATGGATAAGATATTCGACAAAATAAGCAAGGAAGAGCGGCAGCCGGACAGCGAATAG
- a CDS encoding ABC transporter permease, whose translation MPNAPHALNTAIYIARRYLFSRKKMHAINIISGISMLGVFIGSAALIVILSVFNGFEKVILSLYSNFTPEMLITPKQGKTFDPNTPYFNALRRDPKLISFTEILEEKALIRYGTDGEFIGTVRGVSDDFLKDTLLDSTIVKGSFTLKSKGHFYAVIGATVQSKLSVNINDQLSPLQIYTPNRHASSSADQLNEFEVRYIYPSGIFNIQQDFNNLIITHIDFMRDLLNEPKNISAIALNYKKGTDLKLIKDDLSDKLSTMFTIKDRYEQNAELYKTLNYERWFIFVILTFVLVIAIFNIIGSLTMLVIDKQKDIAILTSLGANSRLIQGIFFSEGMMISFIGCIAGMLVGLIFCLLQEQFGFIRFGEEMSAIDAYPVALKVTDFLLVFLTVGGISTIASGISARLSIKRLGEIKEEL comes from the coding sequence TCGAGGAAGAAGATGCATGCCATCAATATCATTTCGGGTATATCCATGCTGGGCGTGTTTATTGGCAGTGCTGCGCTCATCGTTATCCTGTCAGTTTTCAACGGTTTCGAAAAGGTGATCTTATCGCTTTACAGCAATTTCACGCCCGAAATGCTCATCACTCCTAAACAAGGGAAGACATTCGACCCGAATACTCCCTATTTCAACGCACTGCGCCGCGATCCGAAGCTAATATCGTTCACTGAAATACTGGAGGAAAAAGCTTTGATACGCTATGGTACCGATGGCGAATTTATTGGTACGGTAAGGGGCGTCAGCGACGATTTTTTGAAGGACACCCTGCTGGACAGCACTATCGTAAAAGGAAGCTTTACGCTCAAAAGCAAGGGCCATTTTTATGCGGTAATAGGCGCTACCGTACAGAGCAAATTATCTGTCAACATAAACGATCAGCTTTCGCCGCTGCAGATATACACGCCAAACAGGCATGCCTCCAGTTCGGCCGATCAGCTCAACGAGTTCGAGGTGAGGTATATTTATCCATCGGGCATATTCAATATCCAACAGGATTTTAATAACCTCATCATTACGCATATCGATTTTATGCGCGACCTGCTGAATGAGCCTAAGAACATTTCAGCAATTGCCCTCAACTACAAAAAAGGCACTGATCTTAAATTGATAAAAGACGACCTTTCAGATAAACTCAGCACGATGTTCACGATAAAGGATCGTTACGAACAAAATGCAGAACTTTATAAAACACTGAACTACGAGCGGTGGTTTATTTTCGTGATACTCACCTTTGTGCTTGTCATAGCTATATTTAACATCATCGGATCGTTAACCATGCTGGTTATTGACAAGCAAAAGGACATCGCCATTTTAACCAGTCTTGGTGCGAATAGCCGACTGATACAGGGCATCTTTTTTTCCGAAGGGATGATGATCTCTTTTATCGGCTGCATTGCGGGGATGCTGGTTGGACTGATATTCTGCCTTTTGCAGGAACAATTTGGCTTCATCAGGTTCGGCGAAGAAATGTCTGCCATCGACGCCTACCCGGTTGCATTGAAGGTTACGGACTTTCTTTTAGTCTTTCTGACCGTAGGCGGCATCTCGACCATCGCGTCAGGTATAAGCGCACGTTTAAGTATCAAAAGGCTCGGAGAGATCAAAGAAGAATTGTAA